AAAACCAACTGCCAAGCAAACCAGCTAAGGAATTCCCACAGATTCCCCAGAGAGGCTACAAGGCAGCAGCCCATTGCCTAAAAAGGAAGAGTCCAAAAAGAAAGAATCAAGGAAGTTACTCTGTTTGAACCACTGTGTAAACATACAAGGGATTGATATGCTTTCCTTCTGTGTAAGGAGTTGTCATACCAAATGTCAATAAAGAGATCCCGATTTGAACATTTTAACTTTATGTTTGACTATCGTGACACAacctattttattattattgttattattattctataATGTACaattatttaaagaaataataatcaAAAGAGACCAAAAGGACCACCTCTGGAGGACTGCATCCTGAATATAGACTTCAAAGATGGCCTGCTGTTTCCTATGCTCTCCGATTACTAATAACGTCATCCTGTGCGTGCATGCTGGAATGTGCTCATGATGGGTGGTCTACCTTCTGCTGTCCTGCTACTCTATAGATACCTGAGCCCTGCTGCTGCATGGTGTTTAAGGGGATTGCAATCGTAAAGATCATAAATGTCCAGACTGCACATTGCAGGAAATATAGAGAGAGATCGTTTTGCTATATATAGATGTTTTGTCAAAAATAACCCAAATCGTTTTAATTATGATTTACTTTGACAATCCACTGGCTTCAGCATGGCCTTGCTGTTTGTTGTGGGATGCCTTTTTAATAATACCTGGGCGCCATCTTCTGGCtcaaataattaaatgcagtcaGTGCATTGGAATTTAATATAACTCTTGAGCACTTAAACAGAACATAGCCATTACAAAATACACCCGTATTACTATTTTATAGCAAGTCAAATGATCTGagtatgtatatttttaataaacaataaataatgaaaGCATACTTTAGTCCCACTTAGCAGAAAGTCCAAGGAAAAGCAATCCTTATTTTGTCCATAattcaaaaacatttgttttttgacCTATGCAAAGGTGAACCGATATCAACAGCAGCATCAAGACACAAGTTAAGTCTAAGAACACCTTTCCCAAAAATGTGGATGGATGAGAGTGAATGTGATGAACTGGTTGATATCTACATGTGTGTTTCTCAGCATGGAAATGTGAACCAATGAACATATATAACtgcttaaataaaaaatgcttgATGATTCATATGTATGTCCTTGTATTAATTATCAATTTTGAATCCAATAAACTTCCAGACATTTCCTCCAAAACCACTATCATCTCCTTTTTTTCATCAGTCCTTCATGTTAAAAGCTGACCTTAAAGCATGAAGACAAACATGACCTGCTAAACATAAACATGTTAGAAATGTGGGAATGGATATGTGAAGGTAACACATGTTGTAATTTTTGAAAAGACCACATGAGGGCACTAAAGTCTGCAAATGAATGAGAAATCGTGAGGTAGTTGTTGGAGAAAACTCTACAATGTCAGAGGGCAGAAGTTGTGGTATTTATAAGAAtgcatccattttttttaaagactttgatgattttttttagtgAATCCTGGTTGATTGTTTGTTGACTTCTTGTGCTATGTGCTCGCAACAACAATTTTTTTCTCATGCGATCTCCCTGGACCAAATTTCATatgaagaatttaaaaacacaaaatgttaTCAGTAAAACTGAGTTTGTGTATTTCTGAGTTAATGGTCATCCCTCTGATTTAGTGTGTTGTGTCATGAGCTAGAGAGACTCAGCAAGAAAGCGCTGCTTGAGGTGTGTGACTCAGAGCCATTGTCATGTCCCGAGAAAATGGTGCCATCAAAATGCAGAGGGGACTCACAAAATGATTCTCTGCTTATATTACTCCAATGAAAGTCAAGTCTCACTTTACAATTGTTCCATTTTCATACATGTTATAATTCAGCCACGTGTATGCAGTCACGTTTATGCAGCTCGCATCAATGTGACACGGTTTGTTTTGTAGTTAAATCAGGTGGTTAATTGGTAGCAGAAtagttgattttctgtgtatgttGGACAGACTGTATCGGAAAATCACATGCATCATGTTTGTGGGTTATTAAGATACGTGGAGCATTCTGGATGCTGTTCTTCATGCCACTGCTACATCTATTGGAAAACTAAAGCTATATTTGGCATATTTCAATCCGCATTTTGTCACATGTCATAATTTAACACATGTGGAAATGTAAAAGCTTGACtagattttaaaataaacattctgGGTTTTTAAGCACTGCATTTCTAATACTTAAATGCAACACATTTACAAAAGATACACCATGCACAGCACAGCAAACAGCTTAACAGCTTAAACACCGAGCACCAAGGCTTAACACTGGCTATTATGTAAGCTACCATATGAACACAGCAGGTTTATGTGGTATGGAGGACTTGAACTATTAAGCAAATGAGGCATACATACATTTTTTAGCAGACTGGGGAGGTCAGGTAATATCACCTCACAGGACAAAGAGACAGTGAACTGAAATCATATTGTTTCCATGTAATTAGAATGTGCTACTGTTTTAGTGTTTTAGGCCATTGTGGGCCaatatttgaatatttgaagtgtctttttttaaatatatgcatAATAATGGATTACCTATATTCTTTTTATATATTCCAGTATTAGCCAGTAGTAGCTACACTTACAGTGTGACTGCACACGCAGATATATTCAGGGATAAGCTTGCAGCCCCATGTAAGGAGGAAGAGACAGTGAAAAAGACATTTGACCCAGCTGCACTGAGACAGCAAATATACAGTCAGTAAAGACATGAACCCATCAGAATGTGATTTCGGGGCAGTTCTCTGGGTATGTGACATTTGGCCTGAACAAATAAATGGAAACACCTACATCTGCTGCAGGATGGTTTCCCAAAACAGTATTTAGTGTTTAATTCAAAGGATGTAAACAGAGTTATCcacaaactgaaagaaacataAACCTTCAtgatatatataattataatatagTGACATGTTGTGACTAAAACAGTTTGGAGTTTCTCATCATGTAAAGATAATATGTTGAAAACTATGTTAAAAATTAGTAACAGTAGTAACAGTGACAATAgcattttttctgttaaattttacaaaattgtttataaacaaatgaaaaaaattgcaaacataaatatatgtaaCATATATTATATTGTTACATATAACACATGTAACAGCTGAGgtaaaataacatgaaaaaaaatgtaaattaccTTTTTATTTAAGATTCCACATAAAAGACTATAAAAACAAAGTTGCAAATTTAACACCCTATGCAGTGTTTATTTAGATAAAACTGTTAAGTTCTAgtcaaaatacagtttttattatTGAAAACAGCTATAATTACTGTTCATTACTGTAAtttcacagattttatttttagtagttctgtatctttttttaaattattaatttagAGAAAAGTAAAGCTAGAAATGCATATTCTGTACAGATTTTTTCTTAaggtttaaaaaaggaaaaaatattactaataaaagcaattattttatgtttttaagccTGATTATTTATATTACAGTAATGCTTGACCATAACATTTGGTAATTTAATTGTTCTTTCACGTGGAAATACTTTTAATTTACCATAAAACATCGAGTTCTCATGTAAGTTAATGCTACAAACTCAAGTTTAAGtatgtaaaatgtaattttacgGGATGATAAACTTACGTTATTTTGTGGGCTCAGAGTGATGGTGTCTCAGTCATTTAAATCTCAgctaaaaaaatttttttttaaataaaagtgaatcaAATGGCAAACTGGAAAAACAAGCTTCAAATTggtgaaaacacaaaataatgcacaaagaaaacagcatcaAATAACCAAACAAGCGTCTGAGTTAGGCCATCATGTGCCACCCGAGCTAGTTTAATGTGGCTTGGCACTGATTCTCCGTGACACTGAACCACACTGGAGGGATGAACATCAAATTCTTCCAAATTCTTCCCTCGTTTGTCAAGCTGTTGGAGAGCACTGTCTAACATACTGATCCAAAAATCCCCACACAGTATATGTGGCCATACATACAATTCAGATCACTTTCATTTGTGCCTGAAATGGCCAAAATCAGTTTTCCTGTAGGGGGACTGGGCTCAGCTTTAGAGAAGGAATGAGACATCTGGAGGGAGATTAGAGCAGAGCTGCTACTTTGCATTAAAGCAGCCAGCATTGATGGACTGAACAGTCTTTGGAGGTTTTTAGGGTCCATTCAACTAGAAGAACACTACAGAGTATGATATAGTATTCAGAAATTGCATCCCTGAATAGCTACATCTCTACTCAGGGAACACCTCTGGATTGCCTGAGAGGAGGTGAAAAACAATGCTGGTGGGAAAGACCTGTGGATTATTAGAAGAATCAGGAGAGTGCTGCTCAAATCACAAAGACATAcacagtgggggaaaaaaggatgATCTCCTTTTAATGTCAGAGCTGATGCAGACTTCATTGCAATGATTTTGCTGTCAAAGTACATATGTCATTTTTCTCTACTTATGTCTGTTGAAGCGATGCTGCCAAAGCTCTAGGCTTCAGTAATTACATTTAAGAGTCAAAACTCACTACAGCTATTAGACATTTTAAGGCTAATCTTAAAACAGAGCAAATTTATTTACTTACAAGATTCTGAACCttatgttttaaaattagtctgaAGATCATAGCTTGACTGAATACAGGTACCTGGAATTAGTCCATTATGGAAGAGCTCCAACTGATTGCACTGGatttaaaatgaggaaaaacacCTGTGCACAAAATCTGTGCCAATAATTTGACATCACTTGCACACCTGGTGGATAGAAATGTCAGCGGTAACGCATAAATGatcttattttaatttttcaagCAAAATGTATTTCTCTTTATGATGATATGTTCTTGTTCTGTATACATCCCGCagctttttcctgtttctctggctttacacatctgccagttGGAAAGTGCCCTCCTCAGCCCTGACTCAAATGGTGGCTCACTCTCTCCACccctctcttctctttttttcccctctcaagCTGTCTCACTCTCTCCCTCCGCCTCTCCTCTTACTCTCTCTCCTCACTCTCTCAGTCTCGCTCTTCACTTGATCACTTTGGTCCCttgctcctctccctctcccttacTCCTACACAGCTCTGTCACACACTTATTCCGGCTCTCCCTGGGCACCATTTCCACTATCGGGGATCCTCATTGTATCTGCGTTTTGCCAGGTGGACGCACTCCCCGCAGTCACCATTTCCACCCCGGAGAGTTCCACGCTGGCAGCGCAGCCCCTTCCCAGGCTGAGCATCGGGCGGAAGACCCTGGTGGCAGCTGCTGTGGGGGTCATGCTGGTCCTGGTTCTGGTCGTCCTCATCCCTGTGTTGGTCAGCTCTGTTGGCACAGGTGGTATAGATGACAGCACGAGCCACTACGAGATGCTGGGCACCTGCCGCATGGTTTGTGACCCATTTCCCAGCACGGGCACCACGGGTCAAGGTGTGCACACGGGCACAGATACAGCGCCTACAGTCTTACAGGTGGAAAACGAGGACGATCTGAGTGATCACAGCATCGGTCCACCGCTGCCCACATACAGTGCTCACGGCCCGCAAGGGAAACCAGGACGTCCCGGCAAGCCCGGACCCCCGGGTCCACCTGGAGAGCCAGGACCACCAGGACCTAAAGGACCACCCGGAGATGCTGTGGACATTGTACGGACAGGGATTCTAGGTTTAGGGGGTAAAGGGGCAGTTAGTACAACTACATACAATACCACTCCTCGGGTGGCTTTTTATGCAGGACTACGAAACCCTCAAGAAGGTTATGATATACTGCGCTTTGATGACGTGGTGACTAACATTGGTGGTAACTATGAAGGCGCAACGGGCAAATTCACCTGTAAGATCCCTGGCACCTACTTTTTCACCTACAATGTGCTGATGAGAGGAGGAGACGGCACTAGCATGTGGGCTGACCTGATCAAAAATGGCCTGGTGGGTATGCCTTTGAATTTATCACCTTGTGTTTAAAGCCCcaattaatcatttaaaaatgtgtaaaggtaaaatttgtaaaagaaaaaaaaagtattattaCTGGGATGAACCCACATCAAAATGCTCAAGGAAGAGTGTTACCAGTATGCTGGCAGACTAAATTGAGTAGTCGAGCATTCATGTGTATAGTGATTTAGCTCTGATTTAGTCTGGTGTTACAGTCCAGTATAATGACAACACATAGTGGCATGTTGCCAGATTGTGTATCTGTGATTATTACACATCCAATGATGTACAAGCTGAAGTGAGTGGAAGGAGGACAGCACTATCTCCACTCTGCACACTTCAAAACACAGCCCGGGGTAGTGGCTAGTTCAAAGCTGGTGCCCTTTGAAATACAACAAACTTCATGGATGCAATGATGTGCTGGTAAACGTTATCAGACAGCCCGTCAGGCGAATGCGTTTCAGTATCCAGTGATGATATTTGCTATATTCATGGCtaattttgtaatgtttttaaggcCCCTGGGTGATGACACCTTGCACATCTGAACCTTAAAACTTTACTGCCAACACCACAGCCAGACTGCAGCAGGCTGCACTTAAGGTGGATGCAATAACACAAGCACATCTACATCATAACATACTTCAGCACAACAGTACAACAATTTTAGTTTCGATTCTTTAAAAGAAGTGTAGGTTCAGA
This sequence is a window from Pelmatolapia mariae isolate MD_Pm_ZW linkage group LG8, Pm_UMD_F_2, whole genome shotgun sequence. Protein-coding genes within it:
- the LOC134633834 gene encoding C1q-related factor-like is translated as MLVLVLVVLIPVLVSSVGTGGIDDSTSHYEMLGTCRMVCDPFPSTGTTGQGVHTGTDTAPTVLQVENEDDLSDHSIGPPLPTYSAHGPQGKPGRPGKPGPPGPPGEPGPPGPKGPPGDAVDIVRTGILGLGGKGAVSTTTYNTTPRVAFYAGLRNPQEGYDILRFDDVVTNIGGNYEGATGKFTCKIPGTYFFTYNVLMRGGDGTSMWADLIKNGLVRASAIAQDQDQSYDYASNSVILHLDAGDEVFIKLDGGKAHGGNSNKYSTFSGFILYAD